The Cicer arietinum cultivar CDC Frontier isolate Library 1 chromosome 1, Cicar.CDCFrontier_v2.0, whole genome shotgun sequence genome contains the following window.
tgtttcacatacttatgtattaactattgatttagggtgtctcGTCTTGCGTGCTATATTTATCCATCCATACTCATTGCATGGTTGGATAATAAACATTGTACAACATCTTGGGAGAAGTATTACACAATAATATGATCCTTGTCGGCCATGTTAAAGTTTCACTTGTGATTGCTTTAGAACCACTTGCATCATTTCCTATACCTGACaagatggagatatgaagtttttgAGAAAAGCAATAGGTAGTTATATGGCATGACTCAAAAATATTGTTGGCATAAATACgatatgtttaattgctttgtatgtttaattgtatgattatgattgattatgtttaattgttgatttttccgctattaactttaatttcatatttatttagattcttagaaagtctaaagggaatgataagaatATTCCTCACCAAGAGCTAGTCATTTTACCAGAAAAGGTTTGACAAATACATCAATTGTATACAAAATGATTAGCTaactataataactaacaaactggtcaacctcatttttttttcacattCAAGCAAAACCTACCAAAAATGTAAAGAAAGTTGATTCAAAAAATAAACCCGTCACACCACAAATGCAGGTTCGTggtataatatttattcaatcaCTAATTTATTTAGCTGCTTCTCCTAAAATAAATCTGCCAAAAATTAACCTGCTTCCCCTAATCCTAAATATATTTCCCCTAAATCTTCTAGAAATCCACCGCACCGCAAATGCATGTTTGTGGTAAAAATAAATCtgccaaaattcaaaaactggaTCATGGAAAATTAGTTGTTGTTCTTAAAATAAGTCATCAACGCCTTTCTCGATttgggtcgtgtcttgacataaCAAAACAAATGAATATGGAGAGCAATGATGCACGTATCATACACATGGAGAAAGGTATTTTCGGAGAAGAGTATGAAGAATAACTTAATAAAGAGCACATATATGAACATCACAATCATAATGAgttgagtgctactgtcatcaacatatacattaggtaatgtaaaataatttatttaagataaaaattacttttaattgcatcaCTGCCAtatttattagtaattaatctaattttatattttcattgaagatatttgtatgaaaagttGGTGTGCATGTGCAAATTGACAGAtagattttcatttttatctccCCATAAGCTATCCATGTTTAAACTTGATCCAGTTAACGTAAAAAAAACATGTcgttgatatatttttggaaaataaagagaatgatAAGTTGTTTCTTGCGCCATATAATTCAAGgtaattagatatttttatctttatattttatattttatgatactttatcagttgtgtaaaaaaatttactaaccaaatttttgttgttgtaggcaaCATTGGATGTTGTTTGCCATCAATGTCACCTCttaaattatatactatttagatccacTGCAAGGTCATTATAACAATCATTCGGTCACTATTAAAACATTTCTACTTACTAAGACaacaattatttgatttgatgaagATGTATTCTAAGAGTGATAGTAGATGTAACAATTGAAAACTATTCATGTCGGAGAAGACAATTATGGAATATTGACAAAGCAGAAAAAGTAAGAATTTTATAACATTAGAAAAGGGAAAGAAGATTGAAGCACACATGTGTTACATTGATGAGGTAAAAGTAAGAGCATTAAAGATAGATAGAAGAAAGAAATGAGAAGATGTAGGGCAATGAGGCAAAGCCTACCACACTTATTACAACAAACATTACATTAAGGaacataaattcaaatttttctaGTTTTTGAGTATAGAATGAAGAGCAGGCCAATCATCATGGATCCTCTTAATTCTACCACCAACAATAAAGTCACCACTAGCTGTGCCTGGGGCAACATTGATACGTGCATAGTAATCTCCTTTGAAAATGTAAGCTTCATTCTGAACATGAGAAGCAAAAGCAGCATCAATTCCAAATTCAAAGACTGTCCCAACCAAACTTTGAAAACCAGTGCGAATATACTTATTAGACTTAACAAGCTCAGATTGATAGTCTATACGAACATACTCATCACCTTTGAATAAGAAAACATCTTTTCCGGTGGACCTTATTCCAGCATCTATTCCATTTACAAGTTTAGTATCCTTGAGACTAGGAAACATATCCTTAATTGGAGTTTTATCTTTAAGTAATGTGAGGTTAACATAGTCTATTTTGCCACCATATTTTCCAGAGAAAATGTATGCTTCATTGTTATCACCATCAAAGGCACAATCTATTCCCTTTTCAAATTCAGTTCCGATGAGCATTGGGAATCCATCGGAAATATGCTTCGGCCCATGAATAATCTTTTCCTTCTTGCCTCCAGGATTATAATTCACAACCACATACCTTTCTTTCACAAATATGTAACATTCATTGTGCACAGATGAACGGTATGCAGCATCTATGCTAagatttgacatttttcttattacaGATTGTTAAGTGATACTAATATCTTATGGATACCTCTCTTTATATACATGCTACCTATAATGTGaacacaaaataatatattatataataaactcTCCAAAACCACTATATGCGGATTCTGCACATGGACCTTTCTATCATGTGCTATAatactattttatatattttctaaaaataacagttcatgcataacattgtattttcttgtgatttgatgttattgtggtATTATGAACACCTCTTTTATCCAACAACGCAACATTGCTTATAATACTTAGAGGAATATTTCGAAAGTGGGCCTAATACCAAAATTAATGTATGCTAGGTTATTCGTGATGTGCATTATTCAAAATTTTGCAAGGATCGCTAGATACCAGGCTTTGGAAAGTTTACTAACTCAGTACCTCTAGACATTCCACCTAGagaatatgaattttttgtaTCGAGCTATGTGACAccataaaccccaaaataatatatataataattcatattatattttctataaaattggcagcggataaataaaaatatgtttccaagaaaataaaaactttaatttttattttaggatatcacgtttttcaaaaatcaaaaggaacactctaacttctttactccatagggcaatctcaataagcttaaattaagtataatttcttgatttaattctaaaaacctactagtacttatatggttttcatacaaaagtcatttcaaaataaataagtaaaatacaaattacaatccttattcccggtatcacctatcagagcggggttcctctcaaacttgaacttcaagacttattaacctgtaacaactgcgatttcgcaaacgcagggccaagacagtcaaacacaaacaacgaaggagatgagtttcaaaatcatgttaatagtataatataagtaagaagaacacgcaacaatcatagtagaccgtatcataatcacattacgatatatcaaaatatttaagtaaatagtatcatattataacatcaacttcactcaagtaagataatcatctcattataatatgcatcaaatcatctaagagtaattattattacttttgaaacacatcaatcaccacaaaacaatcacaagtaaatgcaatgctatgcatgagcttagactctacttcacaatgtggtaccattctaactctgaagtacttggttaggaggcttgatactatgtcactatcccagtggacggacaattcaaattggctctgtcctcatagatcccctcaactcaacccgagacacatatacgcgacagtcgagataaacgtgtgttgcgtggtagctcccaacatttggagtgcgacctccaagtcacctaggaattccccacccgaatacctccaaggtctaacaatcttgccttaaggctagatagcagaccgccacgatcaggctcattcagttgtacttccccagaatcactaagcttgtcaggccctacctatatgatgacaaaataatctccacatcacaaattcacaatatttattttctcccctcgttggtatatgatactccattaataccgtcatctcaaacacaaattgaaatcaccattatttcatcaactatgagtttaattcaatattctcatcacaatatcactatcattaatcaatacattatcatcattacatataattatcacaacacatctatttttattataacatcatttaaactattctaatcaaacatatgcataaaattaattcaacaaccaatatcacaataatatcacacaccacacatttaaagaaattaaatcaaatatcacaataatatcaaatgcaacacatttaacaaaattaaatcaaatatcacaataatatcaaatgccactcattcaaacaaattaaatcaatcaacaccctacaaatatttctattctatattttaatctcacaatttccatattttcacattaattaatttatccctcaaagggctactgtcatacgtagcgagccccggatgaatcgttggaaatacggttttcccgttcatctcacaatatattacactcatgaattcaaacgctctctcaccccttaccttatttcgacgctttcacctatgaatatgattcaacgcccaaacagtctttgttctttgactctttgtccttcaatcgatctaactcgataatttatgggtaaacgtcaaaaataaattatgaagagatattctaaaaaattaaattcgaaaatcggtcaaagaaaattaccataaatcaaaaaaccaatcagtggataatatagccacttttcacacggtcgttttggcgttggtttcactcaaatcgaacttacggtgaaggagaacggtggaaaataacgaattctacaaacggaaaAGTCGatgtattttagagagaaattggagttgttaaaaatctgaaaaattatgtttaattgactaactaaatataagaaacaacatactcaaatttggaggaaaatggagaaaggtttctggaacagttatcgatcacttGTGTTTTCTCTTTAGTTTTACGGCTGCCCTTTCAACTCCCTtccccttttttttttgttttattttattaacaattagggttggTAAAACCCAaatccctttatttatttttaaataaaatcaataattactaaaactaatgttttaacattttttttaacataatttaattactatatattgctaatatttccaaactaatattttataaaataaagtaattaatcttttaaaatatattaataatcaaaactctcatattcaaaataatcaccctaatgatactttttctaatataaaatactatcattaaaatactatcatcattagagaatattcaaaattataaaataaatacgtataaaattaacactttatattaattactaaatcatactaaatatatatataatcacaatatcataataagtatataaaaataaagaaaatcaaacacaatattaccactatctcaagataattatttataaagtaaataattaaaataaaatatatttagaattaaataaatataattaagtacacatttgataatagtcaaacgcataaaagaatgatatattaattgggtgtgcgtatatatacgtaaaatcgtataaaatctttttctttaaaatatatattacactaaatactattatttttttaaaaaaaatatatcaaataataaaatataatatttattatttatatcactcatgtaatctagtatatacaaaactagcacatcataaaaatcacctatataacggaaattaatcacaaagtttattaatatatattttataataattttaacatcaaattaattatttaaaatcttatttaattaataaaatagtttatcataaaatttagggtgttacaattctccccttgttaaagaatttcgtcctcgaaatttgcggtgagtgaactaatatctaacttaaccaccctcaagattcaaacttagtatATAAACATATCTAAGacattcaatctccaattaTGCACAACATGTAAAAATCAACTAACATAGCATGATAGaataacatgacaaaataaatcaattaaaatgcCTATCAcatttataattcaattatgaaataaaatacgatAGAGTTACTCCAtccaatttaaatataaaacataacatatagattttgtcaataataatgtagttcatttagtttggttaaatgaaacacattccaagtacattgtcaatttcaactagttctttcaaaccaaatattactagttttactccttaaaataaagtctaaattctatcaccaaacattcaacaaatttaacttaggtctgacaaagagagttatttttaaaatattaaacacaactaacaacttaataatattataatagatttacaatcaattattctataaaaatatgcgctgtatataatcaaggagaaagaaaaaactaatataGAGATATTATTTCCTAAACAcgtatatttaataattaaatgcaTTCAATCGATATAAGTgatgaacatgttttttttttactatttaaaaataaaattaaaaggtacttctaacaaaataatgagttatcgttttctcttttattgacgatgagtcattggggtagctagtccctcctactcatgtagtcaactacttaaggaactataactgcagtcattcaatttctaatatggataattaaaagtatctttaacgtggttgaggagtgcgaaggcggcgccacaactcctactccttacttcaagttaaaaacccATTTAATTACACATTTCTAGTAATTTgtttgtaatttacaactagttataacaacaaaagtaaggacacttgcatcaatatgaatcaccaattaaaataaagaaatatagcattatttcacttttaaacaCCCAATTCTGTAAAAACTATTCACAAATTCCCAACACTTAGAATGTCTTAAACACAAACACTTTGACATTCACCTAATCgcatatacatgcatataaataattcaataattgaCATCATGATGTAGAGTATTCTCATAACAATCCAACAACAAGAAATTTatgacaattaaattaataattcaccttttttttttcaatctttaccatttaacaaaattaaaacaagGATTTTTCAATTAGCAAGTAAAGTAAGCAACTACTTTTACTCaaagttaatataacaatcataaaactaaaataaatctcatagtacataaattattttagtggttaatcaatactctaacatttgatttcaaacacttaaattcttttaaaaggATAACTAATCTcttaataccataaaataatttttcttcctaatttcaaacttttccttAGATTACGTCTTAATAAATCTCatgatttgttttttatttaaaaaaaaaacagcacatagtaaaacttggcgtaaattatttttcctcttgtatgactaatctaaattttaaataaaatcatcataaatatattttttttattattactttaagaatcaacacaactccaacacaatctaattctctaaaataagtcaacaataattcacacataaaatatttccttttataaaataaatcaaatttaattccttcacaattctttgtttctaaaagtcAAACTATCAAATTTCAACCAATCTTGAATGTTCAAGAATTACTACtgcaaataatataaattttataatatttcaaaatcataatgAATGTCTTAAATTGATTTCAaagcaatataaaaacattaatcatttagatacaaccatcaatattttcaagtgatttagaattaaaatccacgctttaaaatcaaatttttttttaaccccttattttatttatttattttccttctcttcctcaattagtagacattttatcatgtgACTCCCCATTTTTGTACCATTATAAATCACTActgagttcttaaaatctaaaactctaatatcaagttaaactccaatgagttcataatatcagAATCAGtcaatcaatcatttcaaaggAAATATTCACATCAGCCACTCTAgaccaacataacaacaaatctttttgattttcttaaaaattacacatagtaaaatatggtgtaaattttcagctattttaagtagtaaataaaatatgtagtatagaattattgttacaTTATAAGCAATacaaattcaactcaatttaaattttttttttataatcgatagtaattcaaacaaaagttactttttattttataaaataagtcaACTCTAACTCCTTCacgtatttttttttctaagttctaccacctctaatattcaaaatttattattattactgtgaatttcctaatatttcaaaatcactGCCAACTTTCTAAATTGACTTCATTAGCAAGATCAAAACATTAATAATCATGTAATGACCTTAAAGACAAAGTCTATCAATTGATAATTAGTATCACatcgattaaattcataatttcaaaatatagtagcccatcaataaaaaaaattatttataactatccACTATAAGAAAAGTGCAAAACATCAAAGTAATAAACACAAAtccaatcaaaaggtaattaactcaatcatgtcaacaattcaaattaccTTAAATCTTAAGAAATAATTTCCTATTATCTTTAATCACTTAAGTAGGAACTTAGAATCCACAATGCAACACAATTAGAGTAAGAAGatagtaaatagttaattaacaacttcaaaaatatgtacaattatacaaaagcataaatcacataacacaataatataacagagaaaaaaaaacacgatagtgaaaataattaatatttttttttctaagttctaccacctctaatattcaaaatttattattattactgtgaatttcctaatatttcaaaatcactGCCAACTTTCTAAATTGACTTCATTAGCAAGATCAAAACATTAATAATCATGTAATGACCTTAAAGACAAAGTCTATCAATTGATAATTAGTATCACatcgattaaattcata
Protein-coding sequences here:
- the LOC101507760 gene encoding albumin-2-like, with translation MSNLSIDAAYRSSVHNECYIFVKERYVVVNYNPGGKKEKIIHGPKHISDGFPMLIGTEFEKGIDCAFDGDNNEAYIFSGKYGGKIDYVNLTLLKDKTPIKDMFPSLKDTKLVNGIDAGIRSTGKDVFLFKGDEYVRIDYQSELVKSNKYIRTGFQSLVGTVFEFGIDAAFASHVQNEAYIFKGDYYARINVAPGTASGDFIVGGRIKRIHDDWPALHSILKN